Proteins encoded together in one Diceros bicornis minor isolate mBicDic1 unplaced genomic scaffold, mDicBic1.mat.cur scaffold_93_ctg1, whole genome shotgun sequence window:
- the LOC131403877 gene encoding phosphorylase b kinase regulatory subunit beta-like translates to MLGCSWSVIFVDLDAHNRNRQTLCSLLPRESRSHNTDAALLPCITYPAFALDDEVLFSQTLDKVVRKLKGKYGFKRFLRDGYRTSLEDPNRRYYKPAEMKLFDGIECEFPIFFLYMMVDGK, encoded by the exons GGCTGTTCTTGGTCGGTTATATTTGTGGATCTCGATGCTCACAATCGCAATAGGCAAACTTTGTGCTCACTCTTACCCAGAGAATCAAGATCTCAT AACACAgatgctgccctgctcccctgcATCACTTATCCTGCATTTGCCCTGGATGATGAAGTTCTGTTTAGCCAGACACTTGATAAAGTGgttagaaaattaaaaggaaaatatggattTAAACGTTTCTTGAGAGATGGATATAGAACATCACTGGAAGATCCCAACAGACGCTACTACAAACCAGCTGAAATGAAG ctatttgatgGCATTGAATGTGAATTTCccatatttttcctttacatGATGGTTGATGGTAAGTGA